From Skermanella sp. TT6, a single genomic window includes:
- a CDS encoding tRNA1(Val) (adenine(37)-N6)-methyltransferase yields MPPTEGDGRTADRLLGGRVALMQPARGYRAAIDPVLLAAATPAAAGDRVLDVGAGVGAATLCLAARVPGADVTGLELQPGLAALGAENVRANGLEDRVRILEGDLLAPPEELAHTAFDRVMTNPPFQEAGTHTPPPDGSRALAHGEGAADLAAWLDFCARRVKPRGTLTVIHRADRLDDLISLLRGRFGGITLVPLWPKAGRPARRIVVTARKGARSPARLMPGLVLHEADGGFTGAAQAILRDGAALDL; encoded by the coding sequence TTGCCCCCGACTGAAGGCGACGGCCGGACCGCGGACCGACTGCTGGGCGGCCGGGTCGCCCTGATGCAGCCGGCCCGGGGCTATCGCGCCGCGATCGACCCGGTGCTGCTGGCGGCGGCGACGCCCGCCGCGGCGGGCGACCGGGTGCTCGACGTCGGCGCGGGCGTGGGCGCCGCCACGCTGTGCCTGGCGGCGCGGGTTCCCGGCGCCGATGTCACCGGACTGGAGCTTCAGCCCGGCCTCGCGGCGCTCGGGGCGGAGAATGTCCGCGCCAACGGGCTGGAGGACAGGGTCCGCATCCTGGAAGGCGACCTGCTGGCGCCGCCGGAGGAGCTTGCCCACACGGCCTTCGACCGGGTGATGACCAACCCGCCGTTCCAGGAGGCCGGCACCCACACCCCGCCGCCGGACGGAAGCCGCGCCCTGGCGCACGGCGAGGGCGCGGCCGACCTGGCGGCCTGGCTCGATTTCTGCGCCCGCCGGGTGAAGCCGCGCGGCACCCTGACCGTCATCCACCGGGCCGACCGGCTGGACGACCTGATCTCCCTGCTGCGCGGCCGTTTCGGCGGGATCACCCTGGTCCCGCTGTGGCCCAAGGCCGGCCGGCCCGCCCGGCGCATCGTGGTGACCGCGCGCAAGGGGGCCCGCAGCCCCGCCCGCCTGATGCCCGGCCTGGTTCTGCACGAGGCCGACGGCGGCTTCACCGGCGCGGCGCAGGCGATCCTGCGCGACGGCGCCGCGCTGGATCTTTGA
- the glyS gene encoding glycine--tRNA ligase subunit beta, with amino-acid sequence MPQLLIELFSEDIPARMQARAAEDLQRLVTAKLEAAGLQAAASEAHSTPRRLALVVEGLAGRTADVREERKGPRVGSPEQAVAGFLRGAGLSSLDQCEQRDTGKGSFWFAVVEKPGRATAEVLPGLIAETIRELPWPKSMRWATGGFRWVRPLHHVLAVFDGKAVEGSFDLGGGLGTLTFVDATRGHRFLSPDAVVEARSFEQYREGLRSAHVILSRDERRARIASDAAEAAGAHGLVVAPDEGLLDEVTGLVEWPVVLSGAIDRQFMDVPPEVLTTSMRTHQKYFATTDATGALAPRFVVVANMVTSDGGAAVIAGNERVLRARLSDAKFFWEQDRKVRLEERVPALESVIFHARLGTVAEKVSRLETLAAELAAFVPGCDPDRARLAARLAKADLVSGMVGEFPELQGVMGRYYALGEGLAPEVADAVAEHYKPLGPNDRCPTAPVSVAVALADKLDTLVGFFAIDERPTGSKDPYALRRAALGLIRLIVDNGLRMDLGRAFDIAHGLYRAEKLVPAAQVGPQLLDFFADRLKVVLRDRGVRHDLVDAVFALGGEDDLVRLLSRVQALQGFLGTDDGANLLTAYRRATNIVRIEEKKDGTGHGGAPEAGLLEQPEEKALFQALAEAERAAVPLLATEDFAGCMGALAALRAPVDAFFDKVTVNADQPPLRVNRLRLLSQIPATLNRIADFSRIEG; translated from the coding sequence ATGCCCCAGCTCCTGATCGAACTGTTCTCCGAGGACATCCCGGCCCGCATGCAAGCCCGCGCGGCCGAGGATCTCCAGCGTCTCGTCACCGCCAAGCTGGAGGCGGCCGGCCTTCAGGCCGCCGCGAGCGAAGCCCATTCGACCCCGCGCCGGCTGGCGCTGGTGGTGGAGGGCTTGGCCGGGCGCACCGCCGACGTCCGGGAGGAACGCAAGGGACCGCGCGTCGGCTCACCCGAGCAGGCGGTCGCCGGCTTCCTGCGCGGTGCCGGCCTGTCCAGCCTGGACCAGTGCGAGCAGCGCGACACCGGCAAGGGGTCGTTCTGGTTCGCCGTGGTGGAGAAGCCCGGCCGCGCCACCGCCGAGGTGCTGCCCGGCCTGATCGCCGAGACGATCCGCGAGCTGCCCTGGCCCAAGAGCATGCGCTGGGCGACCGGCGGCTTCCGCTGGGTCCGTCCGCTGCACCATGTCCTGGCGGTATTCGACGGCAAGGCGGTGGAAGGGTCGTTCGATCTGGGGGGCGGGCTGGGAACCCTGACATTCGTCGACGCCACCCGGGGGCACCGCTTCCTCTCCCCCGACGCCGTGGTCGAGGCCCGCAGCTTCGAGCAGTACCGCGAGGGCCTGCGGTCCGCCCACGTGATCCTGTCCAGGGACGAGCGCCGGGCCAGGATCGCGTCCGACGCGGCGGAGGCCGCGGGCGCCCACGGCCTTGTGGTGGCGCCGGACGAGGGATTGCTGGACGAGGTCACCGGGCTGGTCGAGTGGCCGGTCGTGCTGAGCGGCGCCATCGACCGGCAGTTCATGGACGTCCCGCCGGAGGTGCTGACCACCTCCATGCGGACCCACCAGAAATATTTCGCCACGACCGACGCGACCGGCGCGCTGGCGCCGCGCTTCGTGGTGGTCGCCAACATGGTCACGTCGGACGGCGGGGCGGCGGTGATCGCCGGCAACGAGCGCGTGCTGCGCGCCCGGCTGTCCGACGCCAAGTTCTTCTGGGAGCAGGACCGCAAGGTCAGGCTGGAGGAGCGGGTCCCGGCGCTCGAGTCGGTGATCTTCCACGCCCGGCTCGGCACCGTCGCGGAGAAGGTCAGCCGGCTGGAGACCCTGGCCGCCGAACTGGCCGCCTTCGTGCCGGGCTGCGATCCCGACCGGGCGCGGCTGGCCGCCAGGCTCGCCAAGGCCGACCTGGTGTCCGGCATGGTCGGGGAGTTCCCGGAGCTCCAGGGCGTGATGGGCCGCTACTACGCGCTGGGCGAGGGGCTGGCCCCCGAGGTCGCCGACGCCGTGGCCGAGCACTACAAGCCGCTGGGCCCCAACGACCGCTGCCCGACGGCGCCGGTCAGCGTCGCCGTGGCGCTGGCCGACAAGCTGGACACCCTGGTCGGGTTCTTCGCGATCGACGAGCGGCCGACCGGCTCCAAGGACCCCTACGCGCTGCGGCGCGCAGCGCTCGGCCTGATCCGCCTGATCGTGGACAACGGGCTGCGGATGGACCTGGGCCGCGCGTTCGACATCGCCCACGGGCTCTACCGGGCCGAGAAGCTGGTGCCGGCCGCCCAGGTCGGGCCGCAGCTGCTGGACTTCTTCGCCGACCGGCTGAAGGTCGTGCTGCGCGACCGGGGCGTCCGCCACGACCTGGTCGACGCCGTGTTCGCGCTCGGCGGGGAGGACGACCTCGTCCGCCTGCTGTCGCGGGTCCAGGCGCTCCAGGGCTTCCTGGGCACCGACGACGGCGCCAACCTGCTGACCGCCTACCGGCGGGCCACCAACATCGTCCGGATCGAGGAGAAGAAGGACGGGACCGGCCACGGCGGCGCGCCCGAGGCCGGCCTGCTGGAGCAGCCCGAGGAGAAGGCCCTGTTCCAGGCGCTGGCCGAAGCCGAGCGCGCCGCGGTGCCCCTGCTGGCCACGGAGGACTTCGCCGGCTGCATGGGCGCGCTGGCGGCGCTCCGTGCGCCGGTGGACGCCTTCTTCGACAAGGTGACGGTCAATGCCGACCAGCCCCCCCTCCGAGTAAACCGTCTGCGTCTCCTGAGCCAGATTCCCGCGACCTTGAATCGGATCGCGGATTTCTCCAGGATAGAGGGCTGA
- the ppdK gene encoding pyruvate, phosphate dikinase, translating into MGNQVTTRWVYSFGDGKAEGRADMKNLLGGKGANLAEMSNLGLPVPPGFTVTTDVCTYYYKHDRTYPSDLKDQVAEALATVERSIGAGFGDPENPLLVSVRSGARASMPGMMDTVLNLGLTDVTVQGLVKRSGDARFAYDSYRRFIQMYGNVVLGVEHHHFEDILENVKRDRDITLDTELTAADWQAVIEGYKQVVQHELGRPFPQDVQEQLWGAVGAVFGSWMNQRAITYRRLHDIPAEWGTAVNIQAMVFGNMGDDCATGVAFTRNPSTGENAFYGEYLVNAQGEDVVAGIRTPQHLTIAGKQANKSDLPSMEEVMPEVFKQLDAVRLRLEGHYRDMQDIEFTVQQNKLYMLQTRTGKRTAAAALKIAVDLADEGVIDHAEAIKRIDPASLDQLLHPTLDPKAQRTVIARGLPASPGAASGKLVFSADEAETQAQLGESVILCRIETSPEDIHGMHAARGILTTRGGMTSHAAVVARGMGRACVAGAGDLRVDYKAQTVSVRGVTIKAGDTVTIDGSTGEVMLGAVPTIQPELSGDFATLMGWADEIRRMKVRTNAETPLDARTARKFGAEGIGLSRTEHMFFDADRIVAVREMILAETEQGRRAALAKIAPMQRQDFVELFTIMKGLPVTIRLLDPPLHEFLPNSDAEMEEVAKAAGTDILKVRHRASQLHESNPMLGHRGCRLGISFPEIYEMQARSIFEAAVQVFKETGETVIPEIMIPLIGTPKEFDILKAVIDKVAAEVTGSSGRQIEYLVGTMIELPRACLRAGEIAETAEFFSFGTNDLTQTVFGISRDDAGSFLPDYQRGGILEHDPFVTIDVEGVGEMVKIAAERGRATRPDIKLGICGEHGGDPASVHFCETVGLDYVSCSPYRVPIARLAAAQAALSTERTNRD; encoded by the coding sequence ATGGGTAATCAGGTCACAACCCGCTGGGTCTACAGCTTCGGCGACGGCAAGGCCGAAGGCCGGGCGGACATGAAGAACCTGCTCGGCGGCAAGGGCGCGAACCTTGCGGAAATGAGCAATCTGGGCCTGCCCGTGCCGCCCGGCTTCACCGTCACGACCGACGTCTGCACCTACTATTACAAGCACGACCGGACCTACCCGTCCGACCTGAAGGACCAGGTCGCGGAGGCGCTGGCGACGGTCGAGCGCAGCATCGGCGCCGGCTTCGGCGATCCGGAGAACCCGCTGCTGGTCTCCGTGCGCTCCGGCGCCCGCGCTTCCATGCCGGGCATGATGGACACCGTGCTGAACCTGGGCCTGACCGACGTGACGGTGCAGGGCCTGGTCAAGCGCAGCGGCGACGCGCGCTTCGCCTATGACAGCTACCGCCGCTTCATCCAGATGTACGGCAACGTCGTGCTGGGCGTCGAGCACCACCATTTCGAGGACATTCTCGAGAACGTCAAGCGCGACCGCGACATCACGCTCGACACCGAGCTGACCGCCGCCGACTGGCAGGCGGTGATCGAGGGCTACAAGCAGGTCGTCCAGCACGAGCTGGGCCGTCCCTTCCCGCAGGACGTCCAGGAACAGCTGTGGGGCGCGGTCGGCGCGGTGTTCGGCTCCTGGATGAACCAGCGCGCGATCACCTACCGGCGCCTGCACGACATCCCGGCCGAATGGGGCACCGCGGTCAACATCCAGGCCATGGTGTTCGGCAACATGGGCGACGACTGCGCCACCGGCGTGGCCTTCACCCGCAACCCCTCCACCGGCGAGAACGCTTTCTACGGCGAGTACCTGGTCAATGCCCAGGGCGAGGACGTGGTCGCCGGCATCCGCACCCCGCAGCACCTGACCATCGCCGGCAAGCAGGCCAACAAGTCCGACCTGCCGTCCATGGAAGAGGTGATGCCCGAGGTCTTCAAGCAGCTCGACGCGGTGCGCCTGAGGCTGGAAGGCCATTACCGGGACATGCAGGACATCGAGTTCACGGTGCAGCAGAACAAGCTGTACATGCTTCAGACCCGGACCGGCAAGCGCACCGCCGCCGCCGCGCTGAAGATCGCGGTGGACCTGGCGGACGAGGGCGTGATCGACCACGCCGAGGCGATCAAGCGGATCGATCCGGCGTCGCTCGACCAGCTCCTGCACCCGACCCTGGACCCCAAGGCCCAGCGCACCGTCATCGCCCGCGGCCTGCCGGCCTCCCCCGGCGCCGCGTCGGGCAAGCTGGTGTTCAGCGCCGACGAGGCCGAGACCCAGGCCCAGCTCGGCGAGTCGGTGATCCTGTGCCGGATCGAGACCAGCCCCGAGGACATCCACGGCATGCACGCCGCCCGCGGCATCCTGACCACCCGCGGCGGCATGACCAGCCACGCGGCCGTGGTCGCCCGCGGCATGGGCCGGGCCTGCGTGGCCGGCGCCGGCGACCTGCGCGTCGACTACAAGGCGCAGACCGTCAGCGTGCGCGGAGTCACCATCAAGGCCGGCGACACCGTCACCATCGACGGCTCCACCGGCGAGGTCATGCTGGGCGCCGTCCCGACGATCCAGCCGGAGCTGTCGGGCGACTTCGCCACCCTGATGGGCTGGGCCGACGAGATCCGCCGCATGAAGGTCCGGACCAACGCGGAGACCCCGCTGGACGCCCGCACCGCCCGCAAGTTCGGCGCCGAGGGCATCGGCCTGTCGCGCACCGAGCACATGTTCTTCGACGCCGACCGCATCGTCGCGGTGCGCGAGATGATCCTGGCCGAGACCGAGCAGGGCCGCCGCGCGGCGCTGGCCAAGATCGCCCCGATGCAGCGCCAGGACTTCGTCGAGCTCTTCACCATCATGAAGGGCCTGCCGGTCACCATCCGCCTGCTCGACCCGCCGCTGCACGAGTTCCTGCCGAACTCCGACGCGGAGATGGAGGAGGTCGCCAAGGCGGCGGGCACCGACATCCTGAAGGTGCGGCACCGCGCGTCGCAGCTCCATGAGTCGAACCCGATGCTCGGCCACCGCGGCTGCCGTCTCGGCATCTCCTTCCCGGAGATCTACGAGATGCAGGCCCGCTCGATCTTCGAGGCGGCGGTCCAGGTCTTCAAGGAGACCGGCGAGACCGTGATCCCCGAGATCATGATCCCGCTGATCGGCACGCCGAAGGAGTTCGACATCCTGAAGGCGGTCATCGACAAGGTCGCGGCCGAGGTCACCGGCAGCAGCGGCCGGCAGATCGAGTATCTGGTCGGCACCATGATCGAGCTGCCGCGGGCCTGCCTGCGTGCCGGCGAGATCGCGGAGACGGCCGAGTTCTTCAGCTTCGGCACCAACGACCTGACCCAGACCGTCTTCGGCATCAGCCGCGACGACGCCGGCAGCTTCCTGCCGGACTACCAGCGCGGCGGCATCCTGGAGCACGACCCGTTCGTGACCATCGACGTCGAGGGCGTCGGCGAGATGGTGAAGATCGCGGCCGAGCGCGGCCGGGCCACCCGGCCCGACATCAAGCTCGGCATCTGCGGCGAGCATGGCGGCGACCCGGCCTCGGTCCATTTCTGCGAGACCGTCGGCCTCGACTACGTCTCGTGCTCGCCCTACCGCGTTCCGATCGCCCGGCTGGCGGCGGCGCAGGCGGCGCTGTCGACCGAACGCACGAACCGGGACTGA
- a CDS encoding DUF2007 domain-containing protein, which translates to MKELLRTVDPVLLSWLTALLADAGIEAVVLDTYTSILEGSIGAIPRRLMVAEEDYAAARRILEEAGHLAPD; encoded by the coding sequence ATGAAGGAACTCCTGCGCACGGTCGATCCGGTGCTGCTCTCGTGGCTGACGGCCCTGCTGGCCGATGCCGGCATAGAGGCCGTCGTGCTCGACACCTACACCAGCATCCTGGAAGGCAGCATCGGCGCCATCCCGCGGCGCCTGATGGTGGCGGAGGAGGATTACGCCGCGGCCCGCCGGATCCTGGAGGAGGCGGGCCACCTTGCCCCCGACTGA
- a CDS encoding thiazole synthase, with amino-acid sequence MSHPPDSFEIAGRRLTSRLFIGTAGYPNRQVMLDSITASGAEVVTVSIRRISLEGYAESMVDLLGSDYVLLPNTAGCSTAREAVLTARLAREALHTDWIKLEVIGDRETLHPDVEELRRATEELVADGFTVLPYCNDDPVSCRKLADAGAAAVMPLGSPIGSGMGIANPHAIELICARSSVPVILDAGIGTASDATLALELGCSAVLLNTAVAKARDPRRMAAAMRAAVEAGHAARQAGRIPKRTYAQASSPQLGLIGT; translated from the coding sequence ATGTCCCATCCGCCCGATTCCTTCGAGATCGCCGGCCGCAGGCTCACCTCCCGACTGTTCATCGGCACCGCCGGCTATCCGAACCGCCAGGTCATGCTCGATTCCATCACGGCGAGCGGGGCCGAGGTCGTCACCGTGTCGATCCGCCGCATCAGCCTGGAAGGCTATGCCGAGAGCATGGTCGACCTGCTGGGGTCCGACTATGTCCTGCTGCCCAACACAGCCGGCTGCTCGACCGCGCGGGAGGCGGTGCTGACCGCCCGCCTCGCCCGCGAGGCCCTGCATACGGACTGGATCAAGCTGGAGGTGATCGGCGACCGCGAGACCCTCCACCCCGACGTGGAGGAGCTTCGGCGCGCGACCGAGGAGCTGGTCGCCGACGGCTTCACCGTGCTGCCCTACTGCAACGACGACCCGGTGTCCTGCCGCAAGCTGGCCGACGCCGGCGCCGCGGCGGTGATGCCGCTGGGCTCGCCGATCGGCTCCGGCATGGGGATCGCCAACCCCCACGCGATCGAGCTGATCTGCGCGCGCAGCTCCGTTCCGGTGATCCTGGACGCGGGGATCGGCACCGCCTCGGACGCGACGCTGGCGCTGGAGCTGGGGTGCAGCGCCGTGCTGCTGAACACGGCCGTCGCCAAGGCCCGCGACCCGCGCCGCATGGCGGCGGCGATGCGGGCCGCCGTGGAGGCGGGGCACGCCGCCCGGCAGGCCGGCCGCATCCCGAAACGGACCTACGCCCAGGCTTCCAGCCCGCAGCTCGGCCTGATCGGCACCTGA
- a CDS encoding glycine--tRNA ligase subunit alpha → MAPASAATRPLSFQGLILKLQNFWAEQGCVILQPYDMEVGAGTFHPATTLRALGPQDWRAAYVQPSRRPKDGRYGENPNRLQHYYQFQVILKPSPADAQDLYLKSLYALGIDPALHDIRFVEDDWESPTLGAWGLGWEVWCDGMEVTQFTYFQQVGGIECDPVAVELTYGLERLAMYVQGVENVYDLDFNGAGVRYGDVFKRAEVEFSTFNFEYADTDRLLRHFKDAEAECRMLLDARLALPAYDQCIKASHLFNLLDARGVISVVERAAYIGRVRTLAKGCCEAWLAGLPASTPATIPSAAGPTS, encoded by the coding sequence ATGGCGCCTGCAAGCGCGGCGACACGGCCCCTCAGCTTCCAGGGGCTGATCCTGAAGCTCCAGAATTTCTGGGCGGAACAGGGCTGCGTCATCCTCCAGCCCTACGACATGGAAGTCGGCGCCGGCACGTTCCACCCGGCGACGACCTTGCGGGCGCTGGGGCCGCAGGACTGGCGCGCGGCCTATGTCCAGCCGTCGCGCCGGCCCAAGGACGGCCGTTACGGCGAGAATCCCAACCGCTTGCAGCATTACTACCAGTTCCAGGTGATCCTGAAGCCGTCGCCGGCCGACGCGCAGGACCTGTACCTGAAGAGCCTGTACGCCCTGGGGATCGACCCCGCGCTGCACGACATCCGGTTCGTCGAGGACGACTGGGAGAGCCCGACGCTGGGCGCCTGGGGCCTGGGCTGGGAGGTCTGGTGCGACGGCATGGAGGTCACCCAGTTCACCTATTTCCAGCAGGTCGGCGGCATCGAGTGCGACCCGGTCGCGGTCGAGCTGACCTACGGCCTGGAACGGCTCGCCATGTATGTCCAGGGCGTCGAGAACGTCTACGACCTGGACTTCAACGGCGCCGGCGTCCGCTACGGCGACGTCTTCAAGCGGGCGGAGGTGGAGTTCTCCACCTTCAACTTCGAATATGCCGACACCGACCGGCTGCTCCGGCATTTCAAGGACGCCGAGGCGGAGTGCCGGATGCTGCTGGACGCCCGGCTGGCCCTGCCCGCCTATGACCAGTGCATCAAGGCGAGCCACCTGTTCAACCTGCTGGATGCGCGCGGCGTGATCAGCGTGGTCGAGCGGGCCGCCTATATCGGCCGCGTCCGGACGCTCGCCAAGGGCTGCTGCGAGGCTTGGCTGGCGGGATTGCCGGCATCGACCCCGGCAACGATCCCATCCGCCGCCGGCCCGACCTCCTGA
- a CDS encoding S49 family peptidase, with protein sequence MTAFGRKPAPTVSVLRLSGVIGAGGAFRPGITLAALAPAIQRAFSVPGQQAVALQVNSPGGSPVQSALVAGRIRQLADEKKVPVFAFAEDVAASGGYWLACAADEIYADPSSIIGSIGVVSAGFGFQDLIARYGIERRVHTSGTRKAMLDPFQPERDEDIVRLKAIQAEIHDAFKAMVRGRRGDRLKGTDEDLFSGEFWTGAKALDLGLVDGLGDLRSVMRDRFGEKVNLRLVHGERRWWRSRIRTEAALSGLTPSGLTPSGLADDLAGALVNAVEDRAMWSRFGL encoded by the coding sequence ATGACCGCCTTCGGTCGCAAGCCCGCCCCCACCGTTTCCGTTCTCCGGCTGTCCGGCGTCATCGGCGCCGGCGGGGCTTTCCGCCCGGGAATCACCCTGGCGGCCCTGGCGCCCGCCATCCAGCGCGCCTTCTCCGTTCCCGGCCAGCAGGCCGTGGCGCTCCAGGTCAATTCGCCCGGAGGCTCACCGGTCCAGTCCGCCCTGGTCGCGGGACGCATCCGCCAGCTGGCGGACGAGAAGAAGGTGCCGGTCTTCGCCTTCGCGGAGGACGTCGCCGCATCGGGCGGCTACTGGCTGGCCTGCGCCGCCGACGAGATCTACGCCGATCCCAGCTCGATCATCGGCTCGATCGGCGTGGTTTCCGCTGGCTTCGGCTTCCAGGACCTGATCGCCCGCTACGGGATCGAGCGGCGGGTGCATACCTCCGGCACCCGGAAGGCCATGCTCGACCCGTTCCAGCCCGAGCGGGACGAGGACATCGTCCGGCTGAAGGCCATCCAGGCGGAGATCCACGACGCCTTCAAGGCCATGGTCCGCGGCCGGCGCGGCGACCGCCTGAAGGGGACCGACGAGGACCTGTTCTCGGGGGAATTCTGGACCGGCGCCAAGGCGCTGGACCTGGGGCTGGTCGACGGGCTCGGCGACCTGCGCTCGGTCATGCGCGACCGCTTCGGCGAAAAGGTCAACCTGCGGCTGGTCCATGGCGAGCGCCGCTGGTGGCGAAGCCGCATCCGGACGGAAGCGGCGCTGTCCGGCCTGACCCCGTCCGGCCTGACCCCGTCCGGCCTCGCCGACGATCTGGCGGGCGCCCTGGTCAATGCCGTCGAGGACCGCGCGATGTGGTCCCGCTTCGGCCTGTAG
- the thiS gene encoding sulfur carrier protein ThiS encodes MTPHVPRHIQVNGRREPLAAPTLDALLRGKGVVPGARGVAVALNGEVVPAGRWADTALAEGDDLEIVRPFSGG; translated from the coding sequence ATGACCCCGCATGTCCCCCGGCATATCCAGGTGAACGGCCGGCGCGAGCCGCTGGCGGCCCCGACGCTCGACGCCCTGCTGCGCGGGAAGGGGGTCGTTCCCGGAGCCCGCGGCGTCGCCGTCGCGCTGAACGGCGAGGTCGTCCCGGCCGGCCGCTGGGCCGACACGGCCCTGGCCGAAGGCGACGACCTGGAGATCGTCCGCCCCTTCTCCGGCGGCTGA
- the thiO gene encoding glycine oxidase ThiO: MTTARSVSEFSTGLRSDRPSVAIVGAGVVGLGIGWRLAAAGCRVEIFDKGEAGRGASHAAAGMLAAGVEVEPGEEGQLPLNRHSQDLWPGFAEELQAASGIDVELRTEGTLVVALNADDVARLRFNFDLQKSLGLGHEWLTGAEVKRREPYLHAGTAAAILSPRDHQVDNRKVALALRTAFERAGGRLHEHVPVEEILVEGGRAAGVLAAGGEAHRADVTVLAAGAWSRTVPGLPDDARPPVRPVKGQMAALRMDPREPLLRHVVWTPGVYLVPRRDGRLVIGATVEERGFDTDLTAGGVMSLLEGAWRALPGVEELPIDELWVGFRPGSRDDAPILGPSALDGLVLATGHHRNGILLTPVTADAVSDHILTGRTADVIRPFGIDRFVKRAAPGRPQSGKEPR; this comes from the coding sequence ATGACGACAGCGCGATCCGTTTCCGAATTTTCGACCGGCCTGCGGTCCGACCGCCCCTCGGTCGCCATCGTCGGCGCCGGCGTGGTCGGCCTCGGCATCGGCTGGCGCCTTGCCGCCGCCGGGTGCCGGGTCGAGATCTTCGACAAGGGCGAGGCGGGACGCGGGGCGAGCCATGCCGCCGCCGGCATGCTGGCGGCCGGGGTCGAGGTCGAGCCCGGCGAGGAAGGCCAGCTGCCGCTTAACCGGCACAGCCAGGACCTGTGGCCGGGCTTCGCCGAGGAGCTTCAGGCCGCCTCCGGAATCGACGTCGAGCTGCGCACCGAGGGCACCCTGGTGGTGGCGCTGAACGCCGACGACGTGGCGCGCCTGCGCTTCAATTTCGACCTCCAGAAGAGCCTGGGGCTCGGCCACGAATGGCTGACCGGGGCCGAGGTCAAGCGCCGCGAGCCCTATCTTCACGCCGGCACGGCCGCGGCGATCCTGAGCCCGCGCGACCACCAGGTGGACAACCGGAAGGTCGCCCTGGCCCTCCGCACCGCCTTCGAGCGGGCCGGCGGGCGCCTGCACGAACATGTCCCGGTCGAGGAGATCCTGGTCGAGGGCGGGCGCGCCGCCGGCGTGCTGGCGGCCGGAGGGGAGGCGCACCGGGCCGACGTCACCGTGCTGGCGGCCGGCGCCTGGTCTCGCACGGTCCCGGGCCTGCCCGACGACGCCCGGCCGCCGGTCCGGCCGGTCAAGGGCCAGATGGCGGCCCTGCGGATGGACCCGCGCGAGCCGCTGCTGCGCCACGTGGTCTGGACCCCCGGCGTCTACCTGGTGCCGCGCCGCGACGGGCGGCTGGTGATCGGCGCCACGGTGGAGGAGCGCGGGTTCGACACCGACCTGACCGCGGGCGGCGTCATGTCCCTGCTCGAAGGCGCCTGGCGGGCCCTGCCGGGTGTCGAGGAACTGCCGATCGACGAGCTGTGGGTGGGATTCCGCCCCGGCTCGCGCGACGACGCGCCCATCCTGGGGCCTTCGGCGCTGGACGGGCTGGTCCTGGCGACCGGCCACCATCGGAACGGCATCCTGCTGACCCCGGTCACCGCCGACGCCGTCTCCGACCATATCCTGACCGGGCGGACCGCCGACGTCATCCGCCCGTTCGGCATCGATCGATTCGTCAAGAGAGCGGCGCCAGGCCGCCCGCAGAGTGGGAAGGAACCTCGATGA